DNA sequence from the Cercospora beticola chromosome 8, complete sequence genome:
GGATGTTGAGTGAGCCGGGAAGTCGGCATTGGAGTTGACGGGGATAATTCGAATTTCCGAGGCAAAATGCATAATTCAAGCATCTCACAGCTTCGAGCCATCGCCACTGGTGTCCTTCTCACTGCTGTTCTGCCCAACTGATCCGGAGCCATCCACTTTGGGAGCTGTTGCCGTCTGCGTTGAGTCCGCTGCACTTCCCACGAACACGTGGCCAAGACCACTAGCAGATGCTTCGTATTTCTTGTCTGACTTGGACCTTTCGCCTGGTAGTTTCTCACTCTTCACCTTGTCTGTGTGCCATCGAGACAAATTGAGCGTCTCGTCCACATCTTTTGTCAGCTTGGCAATCTCGTCTTCGAGTTGCTCATCCTTGGTCTTCTCTGATCCTGGCTGCTCACCCGCGGTCTTGCCAATTTCTGTTCCTGCCTTTGATGATGTCTCTGCCCACAAGGCTTCAAGTTCTTCGAGCCAGCCACATGCTTCCGCAAGTCTTTTCACGCCTCCGTCGCAGTCCTCCAATAGTAAGACGTCATCCGCCCGAGTGCCGAGATTGCCCACACGCTCCTTGTTGATCAAGAGTCGTGGCGTCTCTTCTCGAGCGAAGCCTGGAAGGCTTGCAAACGGTTGCACTGTCAAGCTTGTGCCCATGACTATAGCAAGATCTGCCTCACGTGGAAGATCGCGATTGTCAAAGAATGCCGATGGAAGTGCCTCACCAAAGAAAACAATCTCAGGCTTTACCAGACCCTTGCAGAAGTGGCAACGCGGGATGGTCTTGTTCTCGACGTGTACTTGAATCTCATCCCTCGGGTATGGTTCTTTGCACTCGATGCAACTCTGTTTCGCAAAAGAGCCATGCGCTGCTATCATCTTCTCCTCTGGGAcgccagcttcttgctccAAGCAGTCTATGTTCTGCGTGAAGCACTTCAGCAGCAGACCCCTTTTGTGCAGCAGACTTATGAATGAATGTGTGATAGTCGGACGGTACTTGCCAGGGTAAAGCTCGTGGGCCAGCGCATAGAAAGGTTCTGGATTCTCTCTGAAATAGCTGATGTCGAAGACAGCCTCTGCGTAGGGTAAGTTCAACCTTGCCAGATTTGCATACAATCCTGTCTCTGGACTTCGGAAATCCGGGATACCAGCACTCGTGCTGATACCTGCTCCTGTCATAACCACGACTTTCTTGACTTTGCCACTTTTGATATACTCTGCCAACGCCTCGAGCGTTCTACCCGACAGGGTGTTCGGCGGTGTCGACTCATCAATCGGCGTGCTTTCTTCGTTCCCCATGGCGCCGAGGAAGAAATCGGAATTCGCTTGTGCAAATCTTCTCGCTAAGCTGTTCCTCCAGCCGCCtctcttgcctttgcctttggAACTGCCTTCTGGCACCTGGCCACGCTTGGGCTTGTGCTTGCGACCTATGGTGACGAATAACGATCTTACAAAGTTCACTTTGGTAGTTGCGACCAAGTGTGTGGCCGGATACACTGCAGAAGATTGTCGGGAAGAGCTCAGAAAAATGGGTGTCGCGAAGCTGATTTGCCACAGAGAGGGCTTCTGCTGTACCGAGATGGGCGCGAAGATATGGACTGGAAGCACAGCCAGCTCGGTCAAACCTAGGTGGAGCACTTTAAGgttctcgaagctgctctCGTGAACCTGTCTTGGGGAAGTGAATGCTAGGAAGTGTGTCTCAGGCGCAGTATCGAATCTGTCAGACTGCTGGTGATCGAAAAAGGGAATTGCGCGGGATGACGTAATGCTTCCGTTGCATCTTTTGGGCAGGATCGACCAACATTCACTCACGCCAACCAAGCTTCCGCGAATCACAAACTACCAGCTTTCACAGACTACGAGCTTGCCAGACGTAAGACCTCAGCATTTGTTTCTGACGCATCAAGAGACATCGTAGAAAATGAGCAGCTTCCTCTCCTTTGACAAGTGAGCAATTTCCCTGTCACCTTGCATAGAAGCAAAGTCCATATGAATAAATCCGTTACCAAATAGTTTCAAGAAAAGACTTCCCGTGACCGTAACagccgacgacgatgaattcGACGAAGATATCTTGAACCACCTTCGTGAAGAGGGCTTCGATGTGGTACGTCAGACATCAATGTGCAACAAGAACAAAATCAATAATCACCAACCACAAACAAACCACGACAAGAAATGATCTCAAGACCCCAATACTCACACCGCCACCACAGACCTATTTACCATTCGACCCCTCCAACCCAAAACCCTACCTCAACCAACTCAAACACCTCGCCGACGACCTCGAACTAGGTGAAACCTACTCCATGATAGCCTTCAACCAAGCCGCCGCAGTCTGCTTAGACTTCCACCTCAAACCCCAACCCAAACTCAATTCCCTAATTTGCTACTACCCAAACCATCTCCCTTCTCCAAAAGCAACCTATCCAACTCAACTCCAAGTTCTGGTTCATCTTGCTGGGAACCAACCTTTCGCTCCCGCAGGCGTGAAATCTTATCATTATAAGAATGCGCTTGTGGGGTTTGCGGAGAGGGATTTGGACACGTGGGACGGAGTTGCGGGCGGGTTGAgctggacgaggacgattggGTGTTTGAGGAGGGGGTTTAAGAAGGAGGTGGATTTGGAGCCGATGAAGGAGAGTTATTCGGATCAGGTGTTTGGGAAGAAGAGTGCTGAGGGAGTGGCGGGGATGATGGTCCCGGTGAGTAGATTGAAACTCATTCATAAGTGTTACCGGTTCATGCGTGCTGATAGAGTTGACTGCAGGATTCGTATATGAATTGCGTTCCGACAATGACGGGCGGCATCGGCCAGCAGGATCTATTCATATTCTATCGAGACTACTTCATTCCGAAGAATCCACCTTCGCTGAGCATCAGATTGGTCAGTCGCACGATTGGAACTGATCAAGTGGTGGATGAAATGGTTCTCTCTTTCAAGCACACGCAAGAAGTGCCTTGGCTTTTGCCTGGCGTAAAGGCAACGAATAAGGTCGTACACATTGCGGTCGTTTCAATCGTGGCGTTGCGCGGGGGACGTTTGGTGCACGAGCATTTGTATTGGGATCAAGCGTCGGTGCTCGTGCAGGTTGGATTGTTGGATCCGAAGCTTGTGCCGAAACCGTTTCAAAGTCAAGGTTTGAAGCGATTGCCTGTATCGGGGAGCGAGGCGGCTGCGAAGGTGCTGAATGAGGAGAGTCGGCCCAGCAATGAGCTGATCCCTGACTGGAAGCAGTCGATGAGCAAGCAAGGCAGTCAAGCTCTGCCGCAGAGGCCGAAGCAGGCTGCGAACGGTGGCAAGGGTGCGCCATCATCATAATCACACACTCAGGGAGCTCCGGCTGTTTGACCGATAAACTTGCATGTCGGCAAGCGATATTCGGGCACGGTCCAGTAAGGGCGACGGATGCCGTCCCACGCGCCAACCAGTGAAGGGACCTGAAGTGTGGTCCATTCGACATCCAGACCAGCATCGAACAACTCGATCTCAACCACCTTGGTGTACACATCGTAGCAGATCTGGCGATCCGCTCCCAGGCCGTTGTAGAAACCGAACTTGCCATTGCTGTCCAGCAGCTGGATCACGTATTCCGAGAAGAGCTCTTTCAGGTCCTTGTAATCCTCAGCATAGGTGTCGTAGTACATGCCATCAAGCACAACTCCCTCTGCGACGAGCTTGGGTAGCACATCCTGCCACCTTCCCTCACAGACTCTTacgttcttcttctcataCCAGCCTGTGTTGCGAATGTGCTGCAAGACCTCGGGGTGTGCCTCGACAATGTAGTGCATCTCCGGTTCGTTTTCCATGAACATGCGATCGACGATGCCCATGCCGTGACCAATGTTCATCGTGCGCAGACCCTTCTTCGGGCACAGTTGGTCGGCAGAGCATTTCATGATCTCAGTCTCCCAGTCTGTGAATTATTAGTATCGATCATATGTCTAGTATGTCATTCTCTTTACGTACCCATCATCACTGCATTCTTGTCCGAGTCAAGGAGACGGCCTTCGGAGTAGGTGAGTTTCGATGCGAGGTAGGCTGGGTTATCGACGTTGGGGTTCAAGAGCTCGCCATCCTCGTTGGTCTGTGTGATTTCTGGCGCGGCGCCCGCAGCAGCTTGGTCGGCGATCTTCGTCGAAGGATTTGGTGCAGGCTCGAATCCAGAAACACCGACAGCGCCATCACCATTTGCGTTTCCGTTCGCTTCGGGAACGTCTGCGGGGCTGGGTTCGAAACCGGTGATTTCCTCATCTTccatctcttcgtcttcccctCCATCTGGAAGCGGGGCATATTCATCCAGCCTGTTGAAGAGAAGTTCGGCGCGCACACCAGCAGCCACGACAGCTTCGTAGACGTTCTTCAGGCCGAGTCTCAGTGCCAAGCAGCCGGGAGTCTCGTCGTTGTTGTCCAGCTCGTTCCAAATGGCACCGTTCTCAAACAGAAGTTGGACGGTAGCCAAGGCGGACTCTTCGGTCAGAGCATTGCCGTGGACAGCATCGCCCGCGGGCACCGACTCCTCTTTAGACTCCTCATCTGGCTCACATGCTGCAATGGCCGCGTGCAGGGGAGAAAACCCGGTCTCTGAATCCTGAATGCGTGCAGAACCCGTCCGCAACAACTTTTTCAAAGCCTCGAGGTCGTGGTTGGTAGCAGCGAGCAGGATCTCGTCGTTGGTGGTGTCGGTGTCGACCTGCATGTTGACATCGTCCTGAGCGGTGGCAGCCATGTTGTGCAGAGCGGCAGGGAGGAGCAGCGGGGTGCAGGCCGGACGTGCAGAGggaggaagcagcagcagcaatatTTCTCTGCAGAATGACTTTCCGCTGTTTTCTCGGCTCCGCAATTCCTGGCGCGCTTTTGAGCAGGACCCTGGCGTTTCACATTCAGGCTCAATGTCACCACCGACACCTCCACCAACACACCAGCAACGGCCGGCGACCAGCTTgcgtggtgctgctggcggtgcagtcagcagccatggctgtgggcgatgacgaggaagcCTACGACGACGATATCGCGGCCATGAGCTTCTTTTGCTGCCGTACCCTGGAATCACGTCGGCGGGACAGCACCACGGACGCGCTCCGGCGTGCGGCGACGTCATCCGCTGATGTGCTGCTCCTCCGATGATGGCAGTCCGAAAAGCAtggcgcggcggcggcggcggtgtgtTGGCCGTCACGCGCGGGAATCAGTCTTCACCACTGCGACAGCAGCCtgcatcatcgccgccgcatCTGGGTCGCCCCGAGTTTCAGACATCGGCTGGGTCGGGCGTGCTGCA
Encoded proteins:
- a CDS encoding uncharacterized protein (BUSCO:EOG09262N47), translating into MAATAQDDVNMQVDTDTTNDEILLAATNHDLEALKKLLRTGSARIQDSETGFSPLHAAIAACEPDEESKEESVPAGDAVHGNALTEESALATVQLLFENGAIWNELDNNDETPGCLALRLGLKNVYEAVVAAGVRAELLFNRLDEYAPLPDGGEDEEMEDEEITGFEPSPADVPEANGNANGDGAVGVSGFEPAPNPSTKIADQAAAGAAPEITQTNEDGELLNPNVDNPAYLASKLTYSEGRLLDSDKNAVMMDWETEIMKCSADQLCPKKGLRTMNIGHGMGIVDRMFMENEPEMHYIVEAHPEVLQHIRNTGWYEKKNVRVCEGRWQDVLPKLVAEGVVLDGMYYDTYAEDYKDLKELFSEYVIQLLDSNGKFGFYNGLGADRQICYDVYTKVVEIELFDAGLDVEWTTLQVPSLVGAWDGIRRPYWTVPEYRLPTCKFIGQTAGAP